One segment of Yersinia kristensenii DNA contains the following:
- a CDS encoding LysE family transporter, with the protein MLETSLFVATIATLGMISPGPDFFLVIKNAARYRRPAAMMTALGVILGVATHMSYCVAGLAVVITTTPWLFNFLKYAGACYLIWIGIQALLSRGESKLSIDSTTLSPITLKAAFLQGYLCNLLNPKATLFFLAVFTQILQINSGVGEKLWYASIIWVLAVIWWPLLVILIQSAPVRRGLAKAQKVVDKVLGGLLIGLGIKVALS; encoded by the coding sequence ATGCTTGAAACCTCTTTATTCGTCGCGACTATTGCTACATTGGGGATGATCTCCCCCGGACCTGATTTTTTTTTGGTGATTAAAAACGCCGCCCGCTATCGCCGCCCGGCAGCAATGATGACAGCACTCGGCGTCATTTTGGGCGTCGCTACACATATGTCTTATTGCGTGGCTGGCCTGGCCGTGGTGATCACCACCACACCGTGGCTGTTCAATTTCCTGAAATATGCTGGGGCCTGCTATTTGATCTGGATTGGTATCCAGGCACTGCTGTCGCGCGGAGAAAGTAAGCTCAGCATCGATAGCACCACACTCTCCCCCATCACACTGAAAGCCGCATTCTTGCAGGGATACCTTTGCAATTTATTGAATCCCAAAGCGACTCTCTTTTTCCTCGCCGTTTTCACACAAATATTACAGATTAACTCCGGCGTGGGTGAAAAACTGTGGTACGCCTCAATCATCTGGGTACTGGCCGTCATCTGGTGGCCTTTGTTGGTTATTCTGATTCAAAGTGCACCGGTGCGCCGTGGTTTGGCGAAGGCACAAAAAGTTGTCGATAAAGTGCTGGGCGGCCTGTTGATCGGCTTGGGTATCAAAGTCGCACTGAGTTGA
- a CDS encoding threonine/serine exporter: MNLLWALLQDMVLAAIPALGFAMVFNVPVRALRYCALLGAVGHGSRMLMIHFGMNIEPASLLASIMIGVIGINWSRWLLAHPKVFTVAAVIPMFPGISAYTAMISVVEISHLGYTEALMSTMVTNFLKASFIVGALSIGLSLPGLWLYRKRPGV; the protein is encoded by the coding sequence ATGAATTTACTCTGGGCATTATTGCAAGATATGGTGTTGGCGGCTATTCCGGCACTGGGTTTTGCGATGGTATTTAATGTGCCGGTGCGGGCATTACGTTACTGCGCATTGCTGGGTGCGGTTGGGCACGGCTCGCGTATGTTGATGATTCATTTCGGTATGAATATCGAGCCAGCTTCATTATTGGCTTCAATTATGATTGGCGTCATCGGCATTAATTGGTCGCGCTGGTTGCTGGCACACCCGAAAGTTTTCACTGTTGCTGCCGTCATTCCTATGTTCCCTGGGATTTCTGCTTATACCGCGATGATATCAGTCGTAGAGATTTCTCATCTGGGTTACACCGAGGCATTAATGTCCACGATGGTGACTAATTTCTTGAAGGCATCATTTATTGTCGGTGCGTTGTCGATTGGTTTATCCTTGCCTGGATTATGGTTATATCGCAAACGCCCTGGTGTATAA
- the folA gene encoding type 3 dihydrofolate reductase, with protein MISLIAALAADRVIGMENAMPWHLPADLAWFKRNTLNKPVIMGRKTFESIGRPLPGRLNIVISSQPGTDDRVTWATSIDDALALAGDVAEVMVMGGGRVYKQFLDRANRMYLTHIDAEVGGDTHFPDYEPDEWESTFSEFHDADEANSHSYCFEILERR; from the coding sequence ATTATCAGCCTGATCGCTGCATTGGCAGCGGATCGCGTTATTGGTATGGAAAATGCCATGCCATGGCACCTACCGGCTGACTTAGCGTGGTTCAAACGTAACACGCTAAATAAACCGGTAATTATGGGTCGCAAGACATTCGAATCTATCGGTCGCCCTCTACCTGGGCGGTTGAATATTGTTATCAGTAGCCAACCGGGCACTGATGACCGCGTAACCTGGGCTACCTCTATTGACGACGCGCTGGCCTTGGCGGGGGATGTCGCAGAAGTGATGGTGATGGGCGGTGGGCGTGTCTATAAGCAATTCTTAGACCGTGCTAATCGCATGTATCTCACTCACATTGATGCTGAAGTTGGTGGTGATACACACTTCCCAGACTATGAACCTGATGAATGGGAAAGCACCTTTAGTGAGTTCCATGATGCAGATGAGGCGAACTCACACAGCTATTGCTTCGAGATCCTTGAGCGCCGCTAA
- a CDS encoding threonine/serine ThrE exporter family protein, giving the protein MSLDNVISSEVPNQKQREITRLCIKCALLLLQHGAESMLVEQLSARLGIALGMDSVESSISANAVVLTTISQGNCLTSTRKNVDRGINMHVVTEVQHIVIMAEHHLLDIKDVEKRLEHIKPLRYPRWLVVVMVALSCGCFSKLNGGGWDAFSITFLASGLAMFVRQSLTARHMNPLINFCITAFVATSVSGLLMRLPFFHEASSVAMAASVLLLVPGFPLINAVADMFKGHVNTGLARWAMASLLTLSTCIGVIFAMAMWGLRGW; this is encoded by the coding sequence ATGAGTCTGGACAATGTGATAAGCAGTGAGGTACCAAATCAGAAACAGCGGGAAATCACACGGTTGTGTATCAAGTGTGCATTGTTGCTGCTACAACACGGTGCAGAAAGTATGCTGGTTGAGCAGCTATCCGCGCGCCTGGGTATCGCGTTGGGGATGGACAGTGTCGAAAGTTCCATCTCAGCTAATGCCGTGGTGTTAACCACCATCAGCCAAGGCAATTGCCTGACATCTACCCGCAAAAATGTTGACCGTGGCATTAATATGCATGTCGTGACAGAGGTGCAGCATATTGTGATTATGGCGGAGCATCATTTGTTGGATATAAAAGATGTAGAAAAACGCCTGGAGCATATTAAGCCGCTGCGGTATCCGCGTTGGCTAGTGGTGGTGATGGTTGCTTTATCATGTGGCTGTTTTAGCAAGTTAAATGGCGGTGGTTGGGACGCATTTTCCATCACTTTTTTGGCCAGTGGGCTGGCGATGTTTGTGCGCCAAAGCTTAACAGCCCGCCATATGAACCCGCTGATTAACTTCTGTATCACAGCGTTTGTCGCGACATCCGTTTCTGGGCTGTTAATGCGTTTACCGTTTTTCCACGAGGCTTCCAGCGTAGCAATGGCGGCGAGTGTGCTGCTGTTAGTTCCCGGATTCCCACTGATCAATGCGGTCGCCGATATGTTTAAAGGTCACGTGAATACCGGTCTTGCGCGTTGGGCAATGGCCAGTTTATTGACGTTATCAACCTGTATTGGCGTGATATTCGCGATGGCGATGTGGGGATTACGGGGATGGTGA